A window from Apostichopus japonicus isolate 1M-3 chromosome 2, ASM3797524v1, whole genome shotgun sequence encodes these proteins:
- the LOC139981028 gene encoding uncharacterized protein isoform X2 — translation MDKTFSVKPNSFESLSTWSRVIVLWCCVTSVTASARVDSCYVLGADEEEIEDCDPSIHEVGETVTLHCGEFPPDPPLSEGSSVAWYKDGNLLSNGSLNLTIENVSTASSGDYSCLLNSRSTPSQLVQVKDTSKWKFPAPDCWTRLRGIYNCTWHELTNDEDGIVTYDAFQTRYQWHFTPDNDGTINEVYPIVPDDGSYSVITVNSSSMRYYVTVCAVNCLGHFKSPPVFASEYHNAVPYPPGNVQLSPVSTDQMHVSFDHPVSWNYRHMLYRLKIVTQGDSWNQEKIMVSGDASFTFKVEPGKPYTQVCVKVAAYLELGLYSEDTSPVCHHTNMTAPSSGPPNFNFSSELHDGLSNVTFSWQPLEPDTANGIITNYILIISWNESSCSILNPEHNIPANETKYSVNGLSSYCEYTAELFAENKMGISPPSVITVVGVPYPVNFQTPLRGALIFISFIGLCFVAVRSYLYMKKKLFPDVPEPSHKHRVWNYNMTDPVRHIEQEIFDELHGGLQRGISINTQSSEESECHYQVPSATRALLGSNTTKPSSTVVKKDHYVAMRQSTDPQTAERQSSSTSSSNQFSQSYMTMSPSNSRSQLRGNISKNWKEPAVLYVDLQRSGALQGREAINRDTYGPFGDSSLQDGSEVDSLLQQVENAGCHDDQPIGSHIGAMTSTGDNRISLGQCADGSYLSLSNLQNGKDILLDAYLGEWDACSRVTDFKRMTGDKHLTPVKEDNFDSYVAEERLRLGNQMEKVDEKTKNNPNVQEKSVSEVNGYVPNKQLDTCEGECDAYTREADLKRKTGDNHLTLVKEETFDCYVTEDSLRLGINQMEKVDKKAKDDSSIQEKSVLEVHGYVPNKQLDTCVGQCDAYTREADLKRTTGDNHLIPVKEDNFDCYITEDSLMPGNQMKKLDEKAKTNSYVQEESVLEVNGYVPNKEKQGGYIKVSRCDDPYLVEEFATNCSVVQACSFSDASSVQSSEPLYSRCN, via the exons AAACCAAACAGCTTTGAAAGTCTATCCACGTGGAGTCGGGTTATAGTGCTCTGGTGCTGTGTTACCTCGGTGACTGCGTCTG CTCGTGTGGATTCCTGTTACGTTCTTGGCGCTGATGAAGAGGAAATAGAAG ATTGCGATCCGTCCATTCATGAGGTAGGCGAGACTGTCACTTTACACTGTGGAGAGTTTCCACCGGATCCTCCTCTCTCGGAAGGGTCATCTGTCGCATGGTACAAAGATGGCAACCTCCTTAGCAACGGGAGCTTGAATTTGACAATCGAAAATGTTAGCACGGCTTCTAGCGGAGATTATTCATGCCTACTCAACAGCAGAAGTACACCAAGCCAGCTAGTACAGGTCAAAG ATACTTCTAAATGGAAATTCCCAGCCCCAGATTGTTGGACACGGCTAAGAGGCATCTACAACTGTACATGGCATGAGTTAACTAATGATGAAGATGGCATAGTCACCTACGATGCCTTCCAAACTAGATACCAATGGCACTTCACCCCAGACAATGACGGGACAAT CAATGAAGTCTATCCTATTGTACCCGATGATGGTAGTTATTCCGTTATTACAGTGAACAGTTCTTCAATGCGCTACTATGTCACTGTCTGTGCTGTCAATTGCCTTGGCCACTTTAAATCTCCGCCTGTGTTCGCCTCTGAGTACCATAATG CGGTGCCCTATCCACCAGGTAACGTCCAACTCTCACCGGTCAGCACAGATCAGATGCATGTCAGCTTTGACCATCCAGTGTCTTGGAACTATAGGCATATGTTGTATAGGTTAAAAATAGTGACCCAGGGAGACTCTTGGAATCAAGAGAAG ATAATGGTCTCAGGTGATGCATCTTTTACCTTCAAAGTGGAACCTGGCAAACCATACACCCAGGTCTGTGTAAAGGTTGCTGCATACTTGGAGCTAGGCTTGTATTCAGAGGATACATCACCAGTATGCCATCACACTAACATGACAg CGCCCTCTTCTGGTCCGCCGAACTTCAACTTCTCCTCCGAGCTGCATGATGGGTTATCCAATGTCACATTTTCATGGCAG CCTCTTGAACCAGACACAGCAAATGGGATCATTACAAATTATATCTTGATAATTTCATGGAATGAATCCTCGTGTAGTATTCTGAACCCTGAGCATAACATTCCAgccaatgaaacaaaatattcagtCAATG GGCTATCATCATACTGTGAATACACAGCTGAACTGTTTGCTGAAAACAAGATGGGGATTTCCCCTCCAAGTGTTATCACTGTCGTCGGGGTACCGTATCCAG TCAATTTTCAAACTCCACTCCGTGGTGCCctgattttcatttctttcatcgGTCTTTGCTTTGTCGCTGTGAGGTCGTATCTCTACATGAAGAAGAAGTTGTTTCCCGACGTCCCTGAGCCATCGCACAAGCATCGGGTATGG AATTACAATATGACTGATCCAGTGCGACACATTGAACAGGAAATCTTTGATGAACTGCACGGTGGTCTGCAGAGAGGAATCAGCATCAACACCCAATCTTCAGAAGAGAGTGAATGTCATTACCAAGTTCCCAGTGCGACACGGGCACTTCTCGGTAGCAATACCACAAAACCATCATCCACTGTCGTCAAGAAGGACCATTACGTCGCAATGAGACAGTCCACCGACCCACAGACCGCCGAGAGACAGAGTAGTAGTACCTCATCATCCAATCAGTTTTCACAGTCCTATATGACTATGTCACCCAGCAACAGCAGAAGCCAGCTGAGGGGAAACATTTCAAAGAATTGGAAGGAACCAGCTGTGCTATACGTAGATCTGCAGAGAAGCGGCGCCCTccaaggccgagaagcgattaACCGCGATACCTACGGGCCGTTCGGAGACAGTAGTCTCCAGGATGGCAGCGAGGTCGACTCGCTTCTCCAACAGGTGGAGAATGCAGGTTGTCACGACGATCAACCGATCGGATCTCACATCGGTGCTATGACATCGACGGGTGACAATCGCATCAGCCTCGGTCAATGTGCCGATGGATCGTACCTATCACTTTCAAACCTTCAGAACGGTAAAGACATTTTATTGGACGCCTATCTGGGAGAGTGGGATGCATGTAGCAGGGTAACAGACTTTAAGAGGATGACAGGAGACAAACATTTGACTCCGGTTAAAGAAGACAACTTTGATAGTTATGTAGCCGAGGAGAGATTAAGGTTAGGTAACCAAATGGAAAAAGTTGATGAGAAAACTAAGAATAACCCCAATGTTCAGGAGAAATCAGTCTCGGAAGTTAATGGGTATGTTCCAAATAAACAATTAGACACTTGTGAAGGAGAATGTGATGCATACACCAGAGAAGCTGACTTGAAAAGGAAAACAGGAGACAACCATTTGACTCTTGTTAAAGAAGAAACCTTTGATTGTTATGTAACTGAGGACAGTTTAAGGCTAGGTATAAACCAAATGGAGAAAGTTGATAAGAAAGCTAAGGATGACTCCAGCATTCAGGAGAAATCCGTCTTGGAAGTTCATGGATATGTTCCAAATAAACAATTAGACACTTGTGTGGGACAATGTGATGCATACACCAGAGAAGCTGACTTGAAAAGGACAACGGGAGACAACCATTTGATTCCGGTTAAAGAAGACAACTTTGATTGTTATATAACTGAGGACAGTTTAATGCCAGGTAACCAAATGAAGAAATTAGATGAGAAAGCTAAGACTAACTCCTATGTTCAGGAGGAATCCGTCTTGGAAGTTAATGGGTATGTGCCAAATAAAGAAAAGCAAGGCGGTTACATAAAGGTCTCTAGATGTGATGACCCTTATCTTGTTGAAGAATTTGCAACAAACTGTAGTGTGGTGCAAGCTTGTAGTTTTTCAGATGCCAGTAGTGTTCAGAGCAGTGAGCCGTTATATTCCAGATGCAACTAA
- the LOC139981028 gene encoding uncharacterized protein isoform X1 has protein sequence MDKTFSVKPNSFESLSTWSRVIVLWCCVTSVTASARVDSCYVLGADEEEIEDCDPSIHEVGETVTLHCGEFPPDPPLSEGSSVAWYKDGNLLSNGSLNLTIENVSTASSGDYSCLLNSRSTPSQLVQVKDTSKWKFPAPDCWTRLRGIYNCTWHELTNDEDGIVTYDAFQTRYQWHFTPDNDGTINEVYPIVPDDGSYSVITVNSSSMRYYVTVCAVNCLGHFKSPPVFASEYHNAVPYPPGNVQLSPVSTDQMHVSFDHPVSWNYRHMLYRLKIVTQGDSWNQEKYQIMVSGDASFTFKVEPGKPYTQVCVKVAAYLELGLYSEDTSPVCHHTNMTAPSSGPPNFNFSSELHDGLSNVTFSWQPLEPDTANGIITNYILIISWNESSCSILNPEHNIPANETKYSVNGLSSYCEYTAELFAENKMGISPPSVITVVGVPYPVNFQTPLRGALIFISFIGLCFVAVRSYLYMKKKLFPDVPEPSHKHRVWNYNMTDPVRHIEQEIFDELHGGLQRGISINTQSSEESECHYQVPSATRALLGSNTTKPSSTVVKKDHYVAMRQSTDPQTAERQSSSTSSSNQFSQSYMTMSPSNSRSQLRGNISKNWKEPAVLYVDLQRSGALQGREAINRDTYGPFGDSSLQDGSEVDSLLQQVENAGCHDDQPIGSHIGAMTSTGDNRISLGQCADGSYLSLSNLQNGKDILLDAYLGEWDACSRVTDFKRMTGDKHLTPVKEDNFDSYVAEERLRLGNQMEKVDEKTKNNPNVQEKSVSEVNGYVPNKQLDTCEGECDAYTREADLKRKTGDNHLTLVKEETFDCYVTEDSLRLGINQMEKVDKKAKDDSSIQEKSVLEVHGYVPNKQLDTCVGQCDAYTREADLKRTTGDNHLIPVKEDNFDCYITEDSLMPGNQMKKLDEKAKTNSYVQEESVLEVNGYVPNKEKQGGYIKVSRCDDPYLVEEFATNCSVVQACSFSDASSVQSSEPLYSRCN, from the exons AAACCAAACAGCTTTGAAAGTCTATCCACGTGGAGTCGGGTTATAGTGCTCTGGTGCTGTGTTACCTCGGTGACTGCGTCTG CTCGTGTGGATTCCTGTTACGTTCTTGGCGCTGATGAAGAGGAAATAGAAG ATTGCGATCCGTCCATTCATGAGGTAGGCGAGACTGTCACTTTACACTGTGGAGAGTTTCCACCGGATCCTCCTCTCTCGGAAGGGTCATCTGTCGCATGGTACAAAGATGGCAACCTCCTTAGCAACGGGAGCTTGAATTTGACAATCGAAAATGTTAGCACGGCTTCTAGCGGAGATTATTCATGCCTACTCAACAGCAGAAGTACACCAAGCCAGCTAGTACAGGTCAAAG ATACTTCTAAATGGAAATTCCCAGCCCCAGATTGTTGGACACGGCTAAGAGGCATCTACAACTGTACATGGCATGAGTTAACTAATGATGAAGATGGCATAGTCACCTACGATGCCTTCCAAACTAGATACCAATGGCACTTCACCCCAGACAATGACGGGACAAT CAATGAAGTCTATCCTATTGTACCCGATGATGGTAGTTATTCCGTTATTACAGTGAACAGTTCTTCAATGCGCTACTATGTCACTGTCTGTGCTGTCAATTGCCTTGGCCACTTTAAATCTCCGCCTGTGTTCGCCTCTGAGTACCATAATG CGGTGCCCTATCCACCAGGTAACGTCCAACTCTCACCGGTCAGCACAGATCAGATGCATGTCAGCTTTGACCATCCAGTGTCTTGGAACTATAGGCATATGTTGTATAGGTTAAAAATAGTGACCCAGGGAGACTCTTGGAATCAAGAGAAG TATCAGATAATGGTCTCAGGTGATGCATCTTTTACCTTCAAAGTGGAACCTGGCAAACCATACACCCAGGTCTGTGTAAAGGTTGCTGCATACTTGGAGCTAGGCTTGTATTCAGAGGATACATCACCAGTATGCCATCACACTAACATGACAg CGCCCTCTTCTGGTCCGCCGAACTTCAACTTCTCCTCCGAGCTGCATGATGGGTTATCCAATGTCACATTTTCATGGCAG CCTCTTGAACCAGACACAGCAAATGGGATCATTACAAATTATATCTTGATAATTTCATGGAATGAATCCTCGTGTAGTATTCTGAACCCTGAGCATAACATTCCAgccaatgaaacaaaatattcagtCAATG GGCTATCATCATACTGTGAATACACAGCTGAACTGTTTGCTGAAAACAAGATGGGGATTTCCCCTCCAAGTGTTATCACTGTCGTCGGGGTACCGTATCCAG TCAATTTTCAAACTCCACTCCGTGGTGCCctgattttcatttctttcatcgGTCTTTGCTTTGTCGCTGTGAGGTCGTATCTCTACATGAAGAAGAAGTTGTTTCCCGACGTCCCTGAGCCATCGCACAAGCATCGGGTATGG AATTACAATATGACTGATCCAGTGCGACACATTGAACAGGAAATCTTTGATGAACTGCACGGTGGTCTGCAGAGAGGAATCAGCATCAACACCCAATCTTCAGAAGAGAGTGAATGTCATTACCAAGTTCCCAGTGCGACACGGGCACTTCTCGGTAGCAATACCACAAAACCATCATCCACTGTCGTCAAGAAGGACCATTACGTCGCAATGAGACAGTCCACCGACCCACAGACCGCCGAGAGACAGAGTAGTAGTACCTCATCATCCAATCAGTTTTCACAGTCCTATATGACTATGTCACCCAGCAACAGCAGAAGCCAGCTGAGGGGAAACATTTCAAAGAATTGGAAGGAACCAGCTGTGCTATACGTAGATCTGCAGAGAAGCGGCGCCCTccaaggccgagaagcgattaACCGCGATACCTACGGGCCGTTCGGAGACAGTAGTCTCCAGGATGGCAGCGAGGTCGACTCGCTTCTCCAACAGGTGGAGAATGCAGGTTGTCACGACGATCAACCGATCGGATCTCACATCGGTGCTATGACATCGACGGGTGACAATCGCATCAGCCTCGGTCAATGTGCCGATGGATCGTACCTATCACTTTCAAACCTTCAGAACGGTAAAGACATTTTATTGGACGCCTATCTGGGAGAGTGGGATGCATGTAGCAGGGTAACAGACTTTAAGAGGATGACAGGAGACAAACATTTGACTCCGGTTAAAGAAGACAACTTTGATAGTTATGTAGCCGAGGAGAGATTAAGGTTAGGTAACCAAATGGAAAAAGTTGATGAGAAAACTAAGAATAACCCCAATGTTCAGGAGAAATCAGTCTCGGAAGTTAATGGGTATGTTCCAAATAAACAATTAGACACTTGTGAAGGAGAATGTGATGCATACACCAGAGAAGCTGACTTGAAAAGGAAAACAGGAGACAACCATTTGACTCTTGTTAAAGAAGAAACCTTTGATTGTTATGTAACTGAGGACAGTTTAAGGCTAGGTATAAACCAAATGGAGAAAGTTGATAAGAAAGCTAAGGATGACTCCAGCATTCAGGAGAAATCCGTCTTGGAAGTTCATGGATATGTTCCAAATAAACAATTAGACACTTGTGTGGGACAATGTGATGCATACACCAGAGAAGCTGACTTGAAAAGGACAACGGGAGACAACCATTTGATTCCGGTTAAAGAAGACAACTTTGATTGTTATATAACTGAGGACAGTTTAATGCCAGGTAACCAAATGAAGAAATTAGATGAGAAAGCTAAGACTAACTCCTATGTTCAGGAGGAATCCGTCTTGGAAGTTAATGGGTATGTGCCAAATAAAGAAAAGCAAGGCGGTTACATAAAGGTCTCTAGATGTGATGACCCTTATCTTGTTGAAGAATTTGCAACAAACTGTAGTGTGGTGCAAGCTTGTAGTTTTTCAGATGCCAGTAGTGTTCAGAGCAGTGAGCCGTTATATTCCAGATGCAACTAA